Genomic DNA from bacterium:
GTTCGCATTGTGCCATCTGTATTCGAGGCCGGGCCCGCGGAGCGTCCTCTTCAGTCTGTTCTGGAGTTGCAGCGTCTCCTCTATCGATATCTGCCCCTCCCACTGAAACGGCGTGTGCGCCTTAGGCACGAACGTGGAGGTCGAGACGGTGACCGTGGGCCTCTTGTGCAACCTCCTGCCGATCGCGAGGCAGCGCCTGGCGATCTTCTCGATGCCCGCGACCTCGGCCTCGCCCTCGCCCGGGAGCCCCAGCATGAAGTAGAGCTTCACAGTGGAAAATCCGCCTGCGAAGACCTTCTCCACCGAGGCGAACAGGTCGTCGTCCGTGTTGCCCTTGTTGATGAACGCGCGCATCCGCTCGGTCGCCGCCTCGGGCGCCAGTGTGAAGCTCCCGGAGCGCGCCTCGCCCATGGCCGCGATCACGGGGGCGGTGAGTGACTCGACCCTCAGGCTCGGCAGCGTCGCGTTCACCCTGAGAGTGGAGGATCGCTGCACAGATTCGAGAGCCGGACCCAGCGCGAGCCAGTCGCCGACCGAGAGCGCGAGGAAGGAGAACTCCTCCTTGCCTGTGGAGGATATCGAGTCGCACGCGACGGAGGCGGCAAGAGCGGCGGAGCGCTGCCTCAGCGGCCTGTAGACGTAGCCTGCCTGGCAGAACCTGCAGCCGCGCGTGCAGCCGCGCGCGACCTCCACGGCCGCCCTCTCCTGCGTGGCGGCGAATGCCGCGATCGGATGCGCGGGAAACGGGCTCGTCTCGATGTCGTTGATCCTCGCCATGCCGACGCGCGCGCCCTCGCGATGGATCGAAGGGACATAGACCCCGGGCAGCTCCGAAAGCCTCTGCAAGAGATCCTTTCTCGCAACACCCTTCCGCTTCGCATCGCGGACGATGAATCCCATCTCGACCGATCGCTCCTCGCCGTCCCCGATAACGATCGCGTCGAAGAAAGGGGCCACCGGCATGGGATTGAAGGCGCAGGGCCCGCCCGCGATCACGATTGGATCTCCCTCTGATCTCTGTTCCGATCTGAGCGGTATTCGCGCCAAGTCGAGAATAGCGAGGACATTCGAATAAGTGAGCTCGTACCCAAGGCTCACCCCCACTATGTCGAACTCGTGGATGGGCCTTCGGCTTTCGAGCGAAAAGAGCGGGGCGTCCAGCTCCTTGAGCCCCCTTTCCATGTCGAGCCAGGGGGAAAAGGCGCGCTCGGCCAGCAACCCCTCCTGCACGTTCATCGCATGATAGAGGATGGCAAGCCCCAGGTGGCTCATGCCTATTTCGTAAGTATCCGGAAATACTAGGCAAATTCTGACTTCAGCATCCTCCCATCCCTTTGCGCACGAGCCCACCTCGCCTCCGACGTACCGGAAGGGCTTGGCCACAGATACAAGCAGATTGCGTATTTCCGAGCGCACGAGCGGGCTTCTAGCAGAAAGGACTCTGAAATGGCAACCTGCATTCAGGGGAAAACGCACGCCAGAGGCCGATTCGGCTTGATGACCACGCTCAAAAAAAGTTAGCAACTGCAGCCCGCTGCCTCCGATAACAATGGCCCCGGGGCAAATGCCCCTCACAGGGAACTGCTCAAAGGACTGCCGAATGGTAAAGATCAACGAGAGAGATGTCGGTATCAGTTCAAATCCGCCCCATTCTCAGGGCGACATTGGAACTCCGGTCAAGACAGGCCGCGACAGCCGCCCGCCGCAAGACAGCTATGCCCCCGCGCCGCACAAGCCGAGGATCATAGGCTCCGGCCGTCTGCGCGGAAACGAAAGCATATTCGCGGCAGGAACGAAGAGCGATTACGGTCTGGAGGCGGTGTTCTATCTTGCCCGCCAATTAGGCGCCGACGATCCGCTCAACATGAGGGAAAGCGAGTCGAGGCAGATCATGACGACGGCCCTCAAGATCCTCCGCCAGGAAGCGCAGAAACACATGGAGGGATGGACCCCCGGCGACAAACTCATCGAAGAGGCACTGAAGCGCGGCTTCCGCGATTACCACGATCATTCTCCTTTCTCGGGGGAACTTTTTTTCCTCTTCGATCAATTCAGGGACATGGTGAATGACGAGGCCGAAGAGCTCGGCGTCATGGGCAAGAAAAAACCCAAGAAGACCGAAACCAGGGAACGGCAGGCAAGCCCGCAGATGACCGCAAGACGCCTGCTCAGGGCGATAGAGCTGGCCAAGGAGGCGCAGGAGCTGGCGTCGGAGATCCCATCAAAGAGGGCGTACGATCTCGGCGTCGCAGCCTTCTCTGCAACAAAGGAACTGGGCAGCCTGGGCGCGGACGAGGAGTCCGTGGCAAAAGGGCTGAAGGGAAGGACAAAACTCGACGGCGCGCTCTCGGCTGCGCGGCGCATCGAAGAGGCGCACGAAGAGATATTCCAGATTTACCTGAAGTCGGTGCTCGACGGCAAAGATGATCGCGCCGGTTCGATCATCTCCGAGCGATCCGCAGAGATAGAACAATGGTTCAGCGACAACCAGGGGCTCATCAGGGCCGGACGCGCACAGGTCGAACAGGCGCTCGCGACCTACGTCTCATTCTGGCTCGCGGAACAGCGCGGAGAGTCGTTCGTGCGCTTCGGCTTTTCGAGCCGCGCGCTGAGAGCGGCGATTGCAGAGTTGCGCTCCTCCGCCAAAAACACAGAGGAGGCGAAGGAGACTGAGACGGCGCTCAAACGCCTCGTCTACGAGCTCGCCTGGAGCTCGCCCAGGGAGACGGGCGATTCAAGCGGCGCCCGGCAGACGGACTACGAATGGTTCAAGGGGTCGATGGGCAAGGCGATCCGCGAGTCGGCGCAGCGCTTCCGCGACTCAATCATAGACGGGACAGCCGAGGGCGCCCCTGCCTCCGACGAAGAGCGCAGGACCGCAGCCGACGCTTTCTACGGCCTCTTCGTGCAATACGCGATGTACGCAGCCGCGGCGCACCCGGGCAGGGAGCTCAGGGAGACGCTGACCGAGGAGGGGCTGGAGACTCAGATCACGAGGTCCATCTACCAGAACCCGGGGCTCGCCTCAGCGTTCGGGATGGGCGCGATCGAGATGCTGAGAAGCTTCTTCGCCAAAGACGTAAGCCCGAGACCTGTGCCGGAGATCGGGGAGCTGGTCCCCGCGACATTCGCGGCCGCAGCGAAGCCCGCGCAGGTGAGCAGCGCAGCGCCATTCGTCGAATATCGGGACAACGATTCGATGCGCGAGCTCATCCACCGAATGCCCTTCCCGATCACAAAGGAGCTGGCGACCAGGTTCGCCAACGCCACCGGCTACCCGATC
This window encodes:
- a CDS encoding TIGR03960 family B12-binding radical SAM protein → MRGICPGAIVIGGSGLQLLTFFERGHQAESASGVRFPLNAGCHFRVLSARSPLVRSEIRNLLVSVAKPFRYVGGEVGSCAKGWEDAEVRICLVFPDTYEIGMSHLGLAILYHAMNVQEGLLAERAFSPWLDMERGLKELDAPLFSLESRRPIHEFDIVGVSLGYELTYSNVLAILDLARIPLRSEQRSEGDPIVIAGGPCAFNPMPVAPFFDAIVIGDGEERSVEMGFIVRDAKRKGVARKDLLQRLSELPGVYVPSIHREGARVGMARINDIETSPFPAHPIAAFAATQERAAVEVARGCTRGCRFCQAGYVYRPLRQRSAALAASVACDSISSTGKEEFSFLALSVGDWLALGPALESVQRSSTLRVNATLPSLRVESLTAPVIAAMGEARSGSFTLAPEAATERMRAFINKGNTDDDLFASVEKVFAGGFSTVKLYFMLGLPGEGEAEVAGIEKIARRCLAIGRRLHKRPTVTVSTSTFVPKAHTPFQWEGQISIEETLQLQNRLKRTLRGPGLEYRWHNANMSFLEGVFSRGGSELAGVIELAYKKGARFDGWDECFDISIWREAFAECGIDPETYLAARPDGFVFPWDCLGAGPSLDFLWRERQRAKDLAPTEDCAVGKCSACGICDPKIGLVNRLAPACHSDTPVTSQLPDRQEGQSPATVFRYRIRFSKTGRAAFLGHLEALDALRRGFRASGLPLAYSQGFHPRVRIAAGPAIPVGVESAVEFADVELFEEIDPLAVVNLMQGRLPLGMVVLDAALMPRDHPAIDDSVARMRYEIDFAGLPAGWERAVEAIASHKPFPFSRVRKDKSIEVDLSEYVDELAMSDRSVLGIHVSDRRPALKISEILQGLFAISEDDARRIAVRKTAVEWKQQESKDAQ